In Gammaproteobacteria bacterium, a single genomic region encodes these proteins:
- the tgt gene encoding tRNA guanosine(34) transglycosylase Tgt: protein MNFTLLSTDGAARRGRIEFARGVVETPAFMPVGTYGTVKAMDPDELRATGAEIILSNTFHLMLRPGVEVISAHGGLHEFMAWDGPILTDSGGYQVFSLGDMRKLSEQGVHFRSPVDGAPVFLGPEESIAVQRALGVDVVMVFDECTPYPATEDEARISMELSLRWAERSRTAFDAHGERNGAALFGIVQGGMYEDLRERSLRGLRAIGFDGYAIGGLSVGEPRGEMLRVLDFLAPEMPERAPRYLMGVGKPEDIVEAVSRGIDMFDCVLPTRNARNGHLFVEGGVIRIRNSAYRKDTRPLDEHCGCHTCRNYSRAYLRHLAVCNEILGARLNTLHNLYYYQSLMQGLRAAIAAGDLAGFVRRFYEKRTQNGEPVA, encoded by the coding sequence ATGAATTTCACCCTGCTTTCCACCGACGGCGCGGCTCGGCGCGGCCGCATCGAGTTCGCGCGCGGGGTGGTCGAGACCCCGGCATTCATGCCGGTGGGCACCTATGGAACCGTCAAGGCGATGGATCCGGACGAACTGCGGGCGACGGGGGCGGAGATCATCCTGTCCAATACCTTTCACCTGATGCTGCGTCCCGGCGTCGAAGTGATTTCGGCGCACGGCGGACTGCACGAGTTCATGGCATGGGACGGGCCGATCCTCACCGACTCGGGGGGCTACCAGGTCTTCAGTCTCGGCGACATGCGCAAGCTATCGGAGCAGGGCGTCCATTTCCGTTCGCCCGTCGACGGGGCGCCCGTGTTTCTCGGTCCGGAGGAGTCGATCGCCGTCCAGCGGGCGCTCGGGGTCGACGTCGTCATGGTGTTCGACGAATGCACGCCCTATCCCGCCACCGAGGACGAGGCGCGCATATCGATGGAGCTGTCGCTGCGCTGGGCGGAACGCAGCCGCACGGCCTTCGATGCCCACGGCGAGCGTAACGGCGCGGCGCTGTTCGGCATCGTGCAGGGCGGCATGTACGAGGATCTGCGGGAGCGTTCGCTGCGCGGGCTGCGCGCGATCGGGTTCGACGGCTATGCCATCGGCGGCCTCTCGGTCGGCGAGCCGCGCGGCGAGATGCTGCGCGTGCTCGACTTTCTCGCGCCGGAAATGCCGGAACGCGCGCCCCGCTATCTGATGGGGGTGGGCAAGCCAGAGGATATCGTCGAGGCGGTGAGCCGCGGGATAGACATGTTCGATTGCGTGCTGCCGACGCGCAACGCGCGCAACGGGCATCTGTTCGTCGAGGGCGGCGTCATCAGGATACGCAACAGCGCCTACCGCAAGGACACGCGCCCCCTCGACGAGCATTGCGGATGTCATACCTGCCGCAACTACAGCCGCGCCTACCTGCGTCATCTCGCGGTATGCAACGAGATACTCGGCGCGCGCCTGAATACACTGCACAACCTGTATTACTACCAGTCACTTATGCAGGGCCTGCGTGCGGCGATCGCGGCGGGGGATCTGGCCGGATTCGTGCGGCGCTTTTATGAAAAACGCACCCAAAACGGGGAGCCTGTGGCATAA
- the queA gene encoding tRNA preQ1(34) S-adenosylmethionine ribosyltransferase-isomerase QueA has product MRLSDFFYELPAELIAQAPLPVRSHSRLLCLDRCGGEVRDSMIADLPALLRAGDLLVFNDTRVMPARLSGIKDTGGRIEVLVERVLAPDSALVQIRASKPLRTGGRVALEGGVGAEVLQRVSGGFYELRLDGGRSFAEVMHSSGAMPLPPYITRPADALDRERYQTVFARSEGAVAAPTAGLHFDADLLSRLDAAGILRAHITLHVGAGTFQPVRSEDLGRHRMHAERIEVGAQACAEMRAARSRGGRVIAVGTTVVRALEAAADAEGPQPLRAETDIFITPGYRFRAVDGMITNFHMPHSTLLMLVCAFGGYESVMSAYRHAVAARYRFFSYGDAMLIV; this is encoded by the coding sequence ATGCGCTTATCCGACTTTTTCTATGAGTTGCCTGCGGAACTCATCGCCCAGGCCCCGTTGCCCGTACGCAGCCACAGCCGCCTGCTGTGTCTCGACCGGTGCGGCGGGGAGGTACGCGACAGCATGATCGCGGACCTGCCCGCGCTGCTCCGGGCGGGCGACCTGCTGGTTTTCAACGACACCCGCGTCATGCCGGCGCGCCTGTCCGGTATCAAGGACACCGGCGGCCGCATCGAGGTGCTGGTCGAGCGCGTGCTTGCACCGGACTCGGCGCTGGTACAGATCCGCGCGAGCAAACCCCTGCGCACCGGCGGCCGCGTGGCGCTGGAGGGTGGAGTGGGGGCCGAGGTCCTCCAGCGCGTAAGCGGAGGATTCTATGAATTGCGCCTCGATGGCGGCCGCAGCTTCGCTGAAGTCATGCATTCCAGCGGGGCCATGCCCCTGCCGCCGTACATCACCCGGCCGGCCGACGCGCTCGACCGCGAACGTTATCAGACGGTTTTCGCCCGCAGCGAAGGCGCTGTCGCCGCGCCGACCGCCGGCCTGCATTTCGACGCGGATCTGCTCTCCCGCCTCGATGCGGCCGGTATCCTGCGCGCCCATATCACGCTGCATGTGGGCGCCGGCACCTTCCAGCCGGTGCGTAGTGAGGACCTGGGCCGGCACCGGATGCATGCCGAGCGGATCGAGGTCGGCGCGCAGGCCTGCGCGGAGATGCGTGCGGCGCGGTCGCGCGGCGGTCGCGTGATCGCGGTGGGCACCACGGTCGTGCGCGCGCTGGAAGCCGCGGCGGACGCGGAGGGGCCGCAACCGTTGCGCGCGGAGACGGACATATTCATCACGCCGGGATACCGTTTCCGGGCCGTCGACGGCATGATCACCAATTTTCACATGCCGCATTCCACCCTGCTGATGCTGGTCTGCGCCTTCGGCGGCTATGAATCGGTGATGTCGGCGTACCGCCACGCGGTCGCGGCGCGTTACCGGTTCTTCAGCTACGGCGATGCGATGCTGATCGTTTAG